AAGACACTTGGTTTAGGATTAGTTGACTGTGTCACAGAATCCACACTTCTGAAATACACTTATGTGTTTTGCCGGTGATGGGAAAGAACATGTGCCaacataaaattgcattttgacATCACAGACCCCTTTGTGGTGTATTTGCTTGTAAGTGTAGTTGTTTGAATTTAGCTGTTATTATCTTTTAACTTTTAGgttcatatattttaaactgcAGCTACAGAATTGGACTTTGCCCAACTGAAAAGTCTTTGGACTTCATATACCCCTCTTCTTCTGTTATGCAAGGGGTGTTtttacagatgcaaaaaaaacaaaaaaacaaaaacaaaaaacatggttgATCTACAACAAATGTTGTTTTGGATGTTGGTCCCATAACCAACCTAATTAGCTTAATCAACAAAACTTCATGTTTATTCCACCTCAACAGCTTATTTGCTGGCATACCAGCCTTACCAGCACCAAATTAGTAGATAATCAGAATAAACCAGTCTAGTATTTTCAGCAAGTTAGGAAATATCAGAAAGCCACtggttctgtgtaataaacattaatattcataataatattcataaaaaaccTCTCTTACCTCCATCAGCAATATGTTCCCAGCCAACCTGGTCCAAGCAACTTTTCAGCAAGTGAGTTTTTGTTTTCCCATTAGTTTGTGCCTTCAATGCTTGAGTtgttaaaccagaaaaatgtcatattaaaGATATTTACTGATATTGACTTGAAATGTTGGTTCCTAAATAACaccaaaatgtatcttttatacATACCATCCACTTAAGAATGTAATTTTAGGGGGAGATGCAGGATATGTAACTGTTACCTGCCAGTAttaaagttttttcttcttcttcttttttttttttttttttttaattgctattcGTCAGTATTGGCTATATAATTGTACATCTCATTTCCCCATTTGCAGTCATCTACTGTTCACTTTAAGTCAGTCTTTAAacactaataaattaaaaactgttaaatatgATCTTTATTGTTCTCagaattattatacatttttcatactgcacattataatgttgtaatcactgtaagtcacttaatcagttttagcttttagtgttttatttaatttattttgacaaaatcaGCTGTTTATAAATTATCGGCCATATCATGGAAATAATTATCAGCTAATATCGGCCAGAATTGCATATGTAATGTTGTTTACTGTACCTTTGGCTTTTATATATTCGCATTACTTTGATTTTTGctgttaatttgttttatgtatgcCATGTTAATTATGAATTGTAGTATCGCACAAAGAGCATCCCTATCTTGAAGTCCAAACCCAGCATTGGTCAGGACGTATTAGACACCAGCACCAGACGGGTCTTCATTTATGGAATCCAGGATGACAATGGCACAGACATCCAGAACTTCTCCCTGGACCTGACGCCACCTCCGGATGTGGTCTTCAGAACGCTTCCTGGCACCAGTGAGGGCATGAATGTCCTCGGTATCGTGATCTTCTCAGCTACTATGGGTGAGTTGTAGCAGCAACATCTGAAATTCCACAGCTTTATCCAATCTGGTTTATAAATACTCAAGTATTCTTGTCATTTAGGAATCATGCTGGGAAGAATGGGACCAAATGGCAGCGCTCTTGTCAACTTCTGCCAGAGTCTGAATGAAGCTGTGCTGAAAATTGTGGCCATTGTTATATGGTAAAGACAAGCGTCATCTTGTAACTGAAACCCAAAATTAATGTATGTCTCATTATGACAATAAACCAAATAACTACACAGAGAGTTATGTAGTTGtcaaatgtttttcatgtttaagtaATTCTCACCAAACTGTGCCATTTGTGCCACAAAATGTGCCTCTGATTTAGCACCCAATTCACAGCGAATACTGTAGTTTAGGCAATGGCACAAACACATATCAAATTAGCATCTTTAGCCTCCAATGAGCCTATTGTACATAGAAaaagcatgtttgtgaatatcaAAGCAATATCAGTGACTTAATTTAAATACTGAATATGCAGCacagtttcagcacaaaaaaaaaaaacaattctgtacTGCACCCAGTATTTGCACCTACATACCGTGTGCAACTGTTTGGTGAATCCCACCTCAGAATGCCATCTATTTCTGGTGTAACTCTACAGGTACTTCCCGTTTGGAATTGTGTTTCTGGTGGCTGGAAAGATCTTGGAAATGGATGACCCTTCAGCTATGGGAAAGAAACTGGGCTTCTACGCTATCACTGTGGTCATGGGGCTGGTGCTTCACGGACTGTTCATTCTGCCTTCCATGTATTTCTTCATTACAAAAAAGAGCCCCATCGTCTACATCCGAGGGATTTTACAGGCCCTGCTCATCGCATTAGCTACTGCTTCCAGGTAACAGCACCAACTGGGCATTACACACTaaacactaccagactttcaagtgGTTCCAAACACAACAGACGTTGCTAGAAGACACATGACATATGAAAACAACATGTAATGTTCTAAAATTGACTCTAAATATCAAACGTGTTTAATACACTCCAGCCagatggaatcatagtctgaagaTAAAATATTGGAGTCTGTGCCGATAAAATACTCTATGCAACATcttgtgaaatctgtcaactctgactgtccaaaatgtaaattctgaaATTTTCCAAATTGGggaaaaatctaaatcaaattgAGTGGCAAATTCCAGCCTTGAAATGAAAGCAGCACAAATGTAAACGTCAAACTCTTGTGTTTTACTCCAGCTCTGCCACGCTGCCTATCACATTTAAGTGCCTCCTGGAGAACAACCACATCGACCGCCGCATCATTCGCTTCGTACTCCCTGTTGGCGCCACTATCAACATGGACGGCACTGCTCTATATGAGGCCGTGGCAGCCATCTTTATAGCTCAAGTCAACAACTACGAGCTAGACTTTGGGCAGATCATCACTATCAGGTAGGGTAAGACATTTGTGAGTTTGTGAGTTATTCCATCTGAAGAGATTTGAggttaagtttatttaattataattattttttttttcagtggatattaGTATTATCATggtttgtaattattattattattatattttctattaacatatttagtaactttattaattattatgatcTGTAAAGCAAATTGAATGGAAttcacttaatttatttttatagtaaattacatttaatttatatatatataagcaaatatatatataatatatacttataatatatatatatagtaaattacactaaattttaaaatataaatatattttattaatatattacatttgtacatattacaacatatattaaatacatattaatatatatataacactaaattaaattattacatcgctaatgtttttaataatatataaaatttgtaataaatatttcgcattacatattaaattcatttattaatctgatcatttaataaaattatttcatatattacataaaaaattatataatatactccAGGCATTCTGtattccatattttattttttgattttacttCAGCATCACGGCTACAGCAGCCAGTATCGGTGCTGCTGGCATTCCGCAGGCCGGCCTGGTAACCATGGTGATAGTGTTAACCTCAGTGGGACTTCCTACAGATGACATCACTCTTATTATTGCTGTGGACTGGGCCCTGTAAGTCTCTCTCTTATTCGTTTCCATTGTACATGTAGATTGATGTTTATGATTGACAGGCTTGCCAGGTCTGCATAATAAATCCAGTCCAATAGCTACTCAAAACTAGTCAGATCATGGCCAAAACTAGCGCATTCGCCTTCCAGGGCAAACTGGCGTTCAAAAACCCTTCAAATCGTGTTCTGGGTGGTCATGGTCAAAATCTTTTTGTGGGTTTTTATATCTTTGTAGATATTGTTTTTGTGGGGAGACCTGCAGCAACAgtataaaagtagcccaattccatgggAAAACCACATACTTGGCAACACTGATGATCGATGTTCATTAAGATTTATGATTGATTGTGTATCTGTCAGGGATCGGTTCAGGACGATGGTGAACGTGATGGGTGATGCTCTGGCCACAGGAATCATGGCACACATATGCAGAAAAGACTTTGTGAAGGAGGGCGAGGAGGTGAGAATGAGTTTATAAAGGttcttcaaaacaacaacactctgGTACTATAAAATTCAGATTTCATTTCTTCTCTTTACAGATTCCTCTCATCTGTGAGACCAAGCCCATGATCAACCTCCAGCAGATGATATCCTATCAGAAAAACGGCTGCTTTCAGCCCCCTCCGCCGGGCCCTATAAGGAAACCCGAGCACCTGTCGCCCGACGTGGCCCGTCTCATGCAGCTGGAGGAGGGCATCAGGCCCCCTGACAGGAAGTCCCCTCATCTGTCTCCACACCATTACAAACAAGACTATAAAGACAAAGACCACTGTACCATTGACATGAACGGTCTGGAGACCAATGTCTAGACTCCTTCACAGACCAAGAGCCATTCTCTTTCTTGAGTGCTGTTGTCATCGTGTCCTTTCCCTGTGATCCGCAGGAGAGAAGAACAACGCTCTTCATGGACAGCTTGTCTGTTGAATGTGGataagtgttgttttattttggtttgttgtACATCATATGCTGCTgagatctctctcttttttcatcttcagaaaggtTCTTTTTAAAGCATTCTCTGTTTAAGTTCTCTCTTTCAGTAACAGAGAGAGAAATTGAGGGAAACTGTCCCCTGAAGAAGATTAAACAAATATACATTGGTCCCAAGAAGTTTTTGGACACTTGTATTTGCTACATATAAAAATGTCCAGATGTCAGTGCATTAGATCAGAGGTTTCAGCCGTTACCTcaacccccaaaaccccctaactaaaaatgactgtatttatacagtatatctgGCTGTCAAGcattagaaggatcatgtgacactacagactggagtaatgatgctgaaaattcagctgtgcatcgcaggaataaattacattttatcatgtTCCTCTgttaggacacctgtgtgaattTAACGAGAACTGATTTCACACAGTAAAAAAATCGCTAAAACGCCGAAGTTAGTTTTGAGACAagatgtttaaagggttactctactgcaaaatgaaaatgttgacattaatcacttacccccatgtcgttccaaacccataaaagcatCAGTCTTCagaagaatactttttgtacacggagaaaacaaaaataacaactttattcaacaataaagtcgttatttttgatatcttcgtgtacaaaaagtattcttgttgcttcataatattacggttgaatcactgaaggcaggtggactattctgacgatgtttttcatactttcctggaccttgacactgttatttatttggcagtctatgggacagtctcaagcctccctgttttcatccaaaatatcttaaattgtgttccaaagatgaacgaaacttttatgggtttagaatgacatagtggcaagtgaataatgacaaaattttcattttgggatggagtatccctttaagtaagtAAGAAAAACTGAGACAAGCTCCAGCATCATTTGTTTGTAGATGCTGCTTGGTTTGATCATAGTTATCTAATGCACtaacatttattgattatttatacaaattagacttttatttttggggaatactgtaaatatatttac
Above is a genomic segment from Cyprinus carpio isolate SPL01 chromosome A2, ASM1834038v1, whole genome shotgun sequence containing:
- the LOC109070797 gene encoding excitatory amino acid transporter 5-like — encoded protein: MVLGAVWNRVKNVCQQNGLLILSVLAVVIGCLLGFFLRSKHLSEQEVKYFQFPGELLMRMLKMLILPLVVSSLMSGLAALDAKCSSRLGIMTISYYLWTTFVAVVVGIVMVIIIHPGGAAQKEDAEDSGKPIMSSADALLDLIRNMFPANLVQATFQQYRTKSIPILKSKPSIGQDVLDTSTRRVFIYGIQDDNGTDIQNFSLDLTPPPDVVFRTLPGTSEGMNVLGIVIFSATMGIMLGRMGPNGSALVNFCQSLNEAVLKIVAIVIWYFPFGIVFLVAGKILEMDDPSAMGKKLGFYAITVVMGLVLHGLFILPSMYFFITKKSPIVYIRGILQALLIALATASSSATLPITFKCLLENNHIDRRIIRFVLPVGATINMDGTALYEAVAAIFIAQVNNYELDFGQIITISITATAASIGAAGIPQAGLVTMVIVLTSVGLPTDDITLIIAVDWALDRFRTMVNVMGDALATGIMAHICRKDFVKEGEEIPLICETKPMINLQQMISYQKNGCFQPPPPGPIRKPEHLSPDVARLMQLEEGIRPPDRKSPHLSPHHYKQDYKDKDHCTIDMNGLETNV